A genomic segment from Polyangium mundeleinium encodes:
- a CDS encoding DUF1428 domain-containing protein, with amino-acid sequence MAKYVDGFVVPVPKANVEAYRKLAEEMGKVWREYGALEYIECLADDVQPGKVTSFPQAVQLKEDETVVFSYIVYESREHRDRVNEQVMKDPRVANHKPEDTPFDGKRMFWGGFSVLVAL; translated from the coding sequence ATGGCGAAGTATGTCGATGGTTTCGTGGTGCCCGTCCCCAAGGCCAACGTGGAGGCTTATCGCAAGCTGGCGGAGGAGATGGGCAAGGTATGGCGGGAGTACGGCGCGCTCGAGTACATCGAGTGCTTGGCCGACGACGTCCAGCCCGGCAAGGTCACGTCGTTCCCGCAGGCCGTCCAGCTAAAGGAGGACGAGACGGTCGTCTTCTCCTACATCGTCTACGAGTCGCGCGAGCACCGCGATCGCGTCAACGAGCAGGTCATGAAGGACCCGCGCGTCGCGAACCACAAGCCGGAGGACACGCCCTTCGACGGCAAGCGCATGTTCTGGGGCGGCTTCTCCGTTCTGGTCGCGCTCTGA
- the gpmA gene encoding 2,3-diphosphoglycerate-dependent phosphoglycerate mutase yields MHKLVLLRHGESQWNKENRFTGWVDVPLSEKGVEEARGAAQMIAAEGLTFDVAYSSVLKRAIKTLWIVLEELDRMWIPVTESWRVNERMYGALQGLDKAETVAKHGEAQVKVWRRSYDTPPPAMSEDDPRWPGKDPRYALLRKEEIPASESLKDTVARFLPFWESDIAPAIRSGKRVIIAAHGNSLRALVKHLDGISDSEIVELNIPTGVPLLYELDKDLKPISRRYLGDEEAAKAKAQAVANQIKAQ; encoded by the coding sequence ATGCACAAGCTCGTCCTCCTCCGCCATGGCGAGAGCCAGTGGAACAAGGAAAACCGCTTCACTGGTTGGGTCGACGTGCCGCTCAGCGAAAAGGGCGTCGAGGAGGCGCGCGGCGCCGCGCAGATGATCGCGGCCGAGGGGCTCACGTTCGACGTGGCGTACTCGTCGGTGCTCAAGCGCGCCATCAAGACGCTGTGGATCGTGCTGGAGGAGCTTGATCGGATGTGGATCCCCGTCACCGAGAGCTGGCGGGTGAACGAGCGGATGTACGGGGCGCTGCAAGGGCTCGACAAGGCCGAGACGGTGGCCAAACACGGCGAGGCGCAGGTGAAGGTCTGGCGCCGGAGCTACGACACGCCGCCGCCGGCGATGAGCGAGGACGACCCGCGCTGGCCCGGGAAGGATCCGCGATATGCCTTGCTCCGCAAGGAGGAGATCCCGGCGAGCGAATCGCTCAAGGATACGGTGGCGCGGTTCCTGCCGTTCTGGGAGTCCGATATCGCGCCGGCGATCCGGAGCGGCAAACGCGTGATCATCGCGGCGCACGGGAACAGCTTGCGCGCGCTGGTGAAGCACCTCGACGGGATCTCGGATTCGGAGATCGTCGAGCTCAACATCCCGACGGGGGTGCCGCTGCTGTATGAGCTCGACAAGGATCTGAAGCCGATCTCGCGCCGATACCTCGGCGACGAGGAGGCGGCGAAGGCGAAGGCCCAGGCCGTCGCGAATCAGATCAAAGCGCAATAA
- a CDS encoding MFS transporter produces MTALAAVPRARLSFWNKLVYVAGNAGNVIGYQLVTTYVLRLYAPPDDKGTALIPAFLAGAIPTYLLLNLIARGFDTFWDPIVANWSDRSKHRLGRRRAFMIAGVFPLALTAGLIFFPPTAAASLLNVVWLGAMLTAYYAMFSVYVAPYLALLPEIAPDKQENTSLSTLLAAAALLGALGVMVVAPALFLGKGGNDRVELQTMAGALALLSFVLMLLPVVFLDERRLAIRAEVSSAEASHLGLLDSLRATFADHAFLTYVLGYTLYFFAFNMISTGVPFYVEVLMGRPLAEVGKLLGPMFGVAALAFPLLGGLTRRFSKKGTMIASALVFGGLMTLLPWVHDVRIGMVIFGLAGVPVAIFMAIPNAILADVCEASTRRTGQRREAMFFGAQGFLQKISLGVSTGVFQWVKDALGSSAEKPLGVQVTGPLATALLVLAALAFARYPEARVTKEMEGAG; encoded by the coding sequence ATGACCGCCCTTGCCGCCGTCCCCCGGGCCAGGCTCTCGTTTTGGAACAAGCTCGTCTACGTCGCGGGGAACGCGGGGAACGTGATCGGCTACCAGCTCGTCACGACCTACGTCCTCCGGCTCTACGCGCCGCCCGACGACAAAGGCACGGCGCTGATCCCCGCGTTCCTCGCCGGCGCGATCCCGACCTACCTCCTGCTCAACCTCATCGCGCGGGGCTTCGATACCTTCTGGGACCCGATCGTCGCGAACTGGTCCGATCGCAGCAAGCACCGCCTCGGCCGCCGCCGCGCCTTCATGATCGCGGGCGTCTTTCCCCTCGCGCTCACGGCGGGCCTCATCTTTTTCCCGCCCACGGCGGCCGCGTCGCTCCTCAACGTCGTCTGGCTCGGCGCCATGCTCACGGCCTATTACGCGATGTTCTCGGTCTACGTCGCGCCGTACCTCGCGCTCCTGCCCGAGATCGCGCCTGACAAGCAGGAAAACACCTCGCTCTCGACCCTGCTCGCGGCCGCGGCCCTCCTCGGCGCGCTCGGCGTCATGGTCGTCGCCCCGGCCCTTTTCCTCGGCAAAGGTGGCAATGACCGCGTCGAGCTCCAGACCATGGCCGGAGCCCTCGCCCTGCTCTCGTTCGTCCTGATGCTCCTGCCCGTCGTGTTCCTCGACGAACGGCGCCTCGCGATCCGCGCGGAGGTGTCCAGCGCCGAGGCGAGCCACCTCGGCCTCCTGGATTCGCTGCGCGCCACCTTCGCGGACCACGCCTTTTTGACCTATGTCCTCGGGTACACGCTGTATTTCTTTGCGTTCAACATGATCTCGACGGGCGTGCCCTTTTACGTCGAGGTGCTCATGGGCCGCCCGCTCGCGGAGGTGGGCAAGCTCCTCGGCCCCATGTTCGGCGTCGCCGCCCTCGCGTTTCCTTTGCTCGGCGGCCTGACGCGGCGTTTCTCCAAAAAAGGCACGATGATCGCCTCGGCGCTCGTTTTCGGCGGATTGATGACCCTCCTTCCGTGGGTCCACGACGTCCGGATCGGGATGGTCATCTTCGGGCTCGCCGGTGTCCCGGTCGCGATCTTCATGGCCATCCCGAATGCCATTCTCGCGGACGTGTGCGAGGCGTCCACGCGGCGCACGGGCCAGCGCCGCGAGGCCATGTTCTTCGGGGCGCAGGGATTTTTGCAGAAGATCTCGCTCGGCGTCTCGACGGGCGTCTTTCAGTGGGTGAAAGACGCCCTCGGCAGCTCCGCGGAAAAGCCCCTCGGCGTGCAGGTCACAGGCCCGCTCGCGACAGCGCTTCTCGTCCTCGCGGCCCTCGCCTTCGCGCGATATCCGGAGGCGAGGGTCACGAAGGAGATGGAAGGCGCGGGATGA
- a CDS encoding MGH1-like glycoside hydrolase domain-containing protein translates to MNVLRNTLGSCFVSFAALAALGCGGDELGGTPSGTSLGAGAGPGSGGGSASSSVSGSGGIGGSGGGSGGGSTSGSGGGGAGGSGGSGGGSAECLPPTGTPASGTGTWYDAPNQATVVVQNAASCARTYVLSTTGPLRDNNPANPRTITEAPGQPVLRTGHDMLDALYALAVEEARECSVSAISDYAFNGGNPLPCPQGGCFETGRLWKYVWTRDTSYSVALGLSLLDPTRARNSMEFKTSQRRDGTKREIVQDTGTGGSYPISSDRVVWAMGAFELLKHLGGAERTAFRDLAYEAITNTAERDRLVVWDKADGLYRGEQSFLDWREQTYPGWVATDTAQIGMSKALGTNIGHLVMLDVAAKLAEEKGDAGASQKYAGWATALRDAIRARLFLPERQMYSTFVTTYLDPAPTLQYDLLGSAFAVLFDVATKAEAEEIVARYPHLPKGPPVIWPQQQGTRIYHNRAIWPFVTAFWAKAAAKAGNADAIDNAVRSLMRGAALNLSNMENFEAVTGANWKEEGPTSGPVVNSQRQLWSVAGFVGVVHDVIFGLEATQTGLRFAPKITRGLRNTLLSGMDEITLSGIRYKGKRISVKVKLPAASGDNGVLDVTAARLDGQDVGTGFVDAATLGQDSVFEIELGAGAASTKGITALGDAEIADYKNVFGPHTPSITSVGLTNDRVQLNFSVAENANDVTLNVYRDGTRIAQDLPGGTASYVDPGSTEHATKTYCYTVEAVFKTSGNASQRARPWCYWGPSNARIQSFGAQQSFSATGGTLVFNHGRWHYENWGDPGHTITVANVTAKQSGRHLLQVTAGNGAGDYTTGITCGVKAIEVWDGATLVGSGQLTMPHLATWDDWRDSNFVPVDLVTGKTYSIVIREDAGSGNMSEFAHFASYNGMGGQSGRFNKVNISELKVLAIGTP, encoded by the coding sequence ATGAACGTGCTTCGCAACACCCTGGGCTCGTGCTTCGTCTCCTTCGCCGCGCTCGCGGCCCTCGGATGCGGAGGGGATGAATTGGGCGGTACTCCCTCGGGCACGAGCCTCGGGGCAGGCGCAGGGCCCGGATCCGGCGGCGGCAGCGCGAGCAGCAGCGTGAGCGGGAGCGGCGGCATCGGCGGGAGCGGCGGCGGCAGCGGCGGCGGCAGCACGAGCGGGAGCGGCGGCGGGGGCGCGGGCGGGAGCGGGGGCAGCGGCGGCGGCAGCGCCGAATGCTTGCCGCCCACGGGGACGCCGGCGTCGGGGACGGGCACGTGGTACGACGCGCCGAACCAGGCGACGGTCGTCGTGCAGAACGCGGCGAGCTGCGCGCGGACGTACGTGCTCTCGACCACGGGGCCGCTGCGCGACAACAACCCGGCGAATCCGCGGACGATCACGGAGGCGCCCGGACAACCCGTGCTGCGGACGGGGCACGACATGCTCGACGCGCTGTATGCGCTGGCCGTCGAGGAGGCGCGCGAGTGCTCGGTCTCGGCGATCAGCGATTATGCGTTCAACGGCGGCAATCCCCTCCCCTGCCCGCAAGGCGGATGCTTCGAGACGGGGAGGCTCTGGAAATACGTCTGGACGCGGGATACGTCGTATTCGGTGGCGCTCGGGCTCTCGCTGCTCGATCCGACGCGGGCGCGAAACTCGATGGAGTTCAAGACGAGCCAGCGGCGCGACGGGACGAAGCGCGAGATCGTGCAGGATACGGGGACGGGCGGGAGTTATCCGATCTCCTCGGATCGCGTGGTGTGGGCGATGGGCGCATTCGAGCTCCTGAAGCACCTCGGCGGGGCGGAGCGGACGGCATTCCGGGACCTCGCGTACGAGGCGATCACGAATACGGCCGAGCGGGATCGGCTCGTGGTGTGGGACAAGGCGGACGGGCTCTATCGCGGCGAGCAATCGTTCCTCGACTGGCGCGAGCAGACCTATCCCGGGTGGGTCGCGACGGATACGGCGCAGATCGGGATGAGCAAGGCGCTCGGGACGAACATCGGGCACCTCGTGATGCTCGACGTGGCCGCGAAGCTCGCGGAGGAGAAGGGGGACGCAGGGGCGAGCCAGAAATACGCGGGATGGGCGACGGCGCTGCGGGACGCGATCCGGGCGCGGCTGTTCTTGCCGGAGCGGCAGATGTATTCGACGTTCGTCACGACGTATCTCGATCCGGCGCCGACGCTGCAATACGATCTCCTGGGCTCGGCGTTCGCGGTGCTGTTCGACGTGGCGACGAAGGCCGAGGCAGAGGAGATCGTGGCGCGGTATCCGCACCTGCCGAAGGGCCCGCCCGTGATCTGGCCGCAGCAGCAGGGGACGCGGATCTATCACAACCGCGCGATCTGGCCGTTCGTGACGGCATTCTGGGCGAAGGCCGCCGCCAAGGCGGGCAATGCGGACGCAATCGACAACGCAGTGCGCTCGCTCATGCGCGGCGCGGCGCTGAACCTCTCCAACATGGAGAACTTCGAGGCCGTGACCGGGGCGAACTGGAAGGAAGAAGGGCCGACGAGCGGGCCGGTGGTCAATTCGCAAAGGCAGCTCTGGAGCGTGGCCGGGTTCGTCGGGGTCGTGCACGACGTGATCTTCGGGCTCGAAGCGACGCAGACGGGGCTCCGGTTCGCGCCGAAGATCACGCGAGGGCTGCGGAATACGCTGCTGTCCGGCATGGATGAAATCACGCTGTCGGGCATTCGGTACAAGGGGAAGCGGATCTCGGTGAAGGTAAAACTCCCGGCGGCGTCGGGCGACAATGGCGTGCTCGACGTGACGGCAGCGCGGCTCGACGGGCAGGACGTGGGGACAGGCTTCGTCGACGCGGCAACGCTCGGGCAGGACAGCGTGTTCGAGATCGAGCTCGGCGCAGGCGCGGCGTCGACGAAGGGGATCACCGCGCTCGGGGACGCGGAGATCGCCGATTACAAGAACGTGTTCGGCCCGCACACGCCGTCGATCACGAGCGTCGGGCTCACGAACGATCGGGTGCAGCTCAATTTCTCCGTGGCGGAGAACGCGAACGACGTGACGCTCAACGTCTATCGTGATGGGACACGGATCGCGCAGGATCTGCCCGGAGGCACGGCGTCGTACGTGGATCCGGGGAGCACGGAGCACGCGACGAAGACGTATTGCTACACGGTGGAGGCGGTCTTCAAGACGTCGGGCAACGCATCGCAGCGCGCGCGGCCCTGGTGTTACTGGGGGCCGAGCAATGCGCGGATCCAGTCGTTCGGCGCGCAGCAGAGCTTTTCAGCGACGGGCGGCACGCTCGTCTTCAACCACGGCCGCTGGCATTACGAGAACTGGGGCGATCCCGGGCATACAATCACGGTGGCGAACGTGACCGCGAAGCAGTCAGGGCGGCATCTGCTCCAGGTGACGGCGGGCAACGGGGCCGGCGATTACACGACGGGGATCACCTGCGGGGTGAAGGCGATCGAGGTGTGGGACGGCGCGACACTCGTGGGCAGCGGGCAGCTCACGATGCCGCACCTCGCGACATGGGACGACTGGCGCGATTCGAACTTCGTGCCAGTCGACCTCGTGACTGGAAAGACCTATTCGATCGTGATCCGGGAGGACGCCGGGTCAGGCAACATGAGCGAGTTCGCCCATTTCGCCTCGTACAACGGCATGGGCGGCCAGAGCGGGCGCTTCAACAAGGTGAACATCTCGGAGCTGAAGGTGCTCGCGATCGGCACGCCTTGA
- a CDS encoding SDR family NAD(P)-dependent oxidoreductase codes for MLLRDKVIIVTGATSGIGEATALEASRQGAKVVLAGRREEKGEALAERIRGEGGKALFVRTDVSVPADIEALVARTLQAFERLDGAFNNAGIPGPLGSLADLPVDEYRKLMTINLDSVLLCIQHQIRAMRKTGGGAIVNCASILGMVGAQTFGAYSTAKHALVGLTKAAAVDYAAEGIRVNAVLPGPVETEIWSHVNQGDAVFAAFTSGVPMNRYAKSEEIARPVVFLLSDWSSYVTGTSLAIDGGYLIR; via the coding sequence ATGCTTCTCAGAGATAAAGTGATCATTGTCACCGGCGCGACGTCGGGCATCGGCGAAGCGACGGCGCTGGAGGCCTCGCGCCAGGGCGCGAAGGTGGTGCTCGCGGGCCGCCGTGAGGAAAAGGGCGAGGCGCTCGCGGAGCGCATCCGCGGCGAGGGCGGGAAGGCGCTGTTCGTGCGCACGGACGTCTCCGTGCCCGCGGACATCGAGGCGCTCGTGGCGCGCACGCTTCAGGCCTTCGAGCGTCTGGACGGCGCGTTCAACAACGCGGGGATCCCCGGGCCGCTCGGGTCGCTCGCGGACCTGCCGGTGGACGAATACCGCAAGCTGATGACCATCAACCTGGATTCCGTGCTCCTGTGCATCCAGCACCAGATCCGGGCCATGCGCAAGACCGGCGGCGGGGCCATCGTCAACTGCGCCTCCATCCTGGGCATGGTCGGAGCGCAGACCTTCGGCGCGTATTCAACGGCGAAACACGCGCTCGTCGGGTTGACCAAAGCCGCGGCGGTCGATTACGCCGCCGAGGGGATCCGCGTGAACGCGGTGCTGCCCGGGCCGGTGGAGACGGAGATCTGGAGCCACGTGAACCAGGGCGACGCGGTCTTCGCGGCCTTCACGTCGGGCGTGCCGATGAACCGTTACGCGAAATCGGAAGAGATCGCGCGGCCCGTGGTGTTCCTGCTCTCGGATTGGTCGTCGTACGTGACGGGGACCTCGCTCGCCATCGACGGCGGATACCTGATCCGCTGA
- a CDS encoding RNA polymerase sigma factor has translation MGSSKPDLRRRRAELLGLRLDVRRIVRSDKARTRDAADDKEQQVIANALGDLPNYAPHPDGMKPWVVAITRSVMGTARRITRRHQQVFESDAGRVAKFATSDPSPERAAQLKQALRKVMDALGDLPPSQAAVLWMVCVEGRSHEEAGAKVGISEDAAKMALSRARETLRERLGKDLFSVPPPLLVLLFDWFQRLGHLWAMLMAMVFASLALAPREPDGELHAVATGAAHVVAASAADVAHAAAEAAEPAPSFEHADSPVPVVELPTPTKQTHAPRRPLVDSDKQGCSKAGLSKGGWGSSGDTSF, from the coding sequence ATGGGATCGTCCAAACCCGATTTACGTCGCCGACGCGCCGAGCTCCTCGGCTTGCGGCTCGATGTCCGGCGCATCGTCCGGAGCGACAAGGCGCGCACGCGCGACGCCGCGGACGACAAGGAACAGCAGGTGATCGCCAACGCGCTCGGCGACCTCCCCAACTACGCCCCGCACCCTGACGGCATGAAGCCGTGGGTCGTGGCGATCACGCGGAGCGTGATGGGGACAGCGCGCCGGATCACTCGCCGGCACCAGCAGGTGTTCGAATCCGACGCTGGGCGCGTGGCCAAGTTCGCGACGTCGGATCCCTCGCCCGAGCGCGCGGCGCAGTTGAAGCAGGCCCTTCGCAAGGTGATGGATGCTCTCGGAGACCTGCCCCCCTCCCAAGCCGCGGTCTTGTGGATGGTGTGCGTGGAGGGTCGATCGCACGAGGAGGCCGGGGCGAAGGTCGGGATCTCCGAGGACGCGGCGAAGATGGCGCTCTCTCGCGCGCGGGAGACCTTGCGGGAGCGTCTCGGCAAGGATCTGTTCTCCGTCCCGCCTCCCCTGCTCGTGCTGCTCTTCGACTGGTTTCAGCGACTCGGCCACCTGTGGGCGATGCTCATGGCCATGGTGTTCGCGTCGCTCGCGCTCGCGCCGCGCGAGCCTGACGGCGAGCTTCACGCCGTGGCCACGGGTGCGGCTCACGTCGTGGCAGCGTCCGCCGCGGACGTCGCGCACGCGGCGGCGGAAGCTGCGGAGCCGGCGCCGTCGTTCGAGCACGCGGATTCACCGGTGCCCGTCGTGGAGCTGCCCACGCCGACGAAGCAGACGCACGCGCCACGACGTCCCCTGGTCGACAGCGACAAGCAAGGCTGTTCGAAGGCAGGTTTGTCCAAGGGCGGTTGGGGTTCGTCCGGGGACACGTCCTTCTAG
- the purU gene encoding formyltetrahydrofolate deformylase translates to MSSTVHATFLVAAPDQPGLVARLAGFFYTAGLNIIDAGNHTDVHVEGGPRFFMRMVVDVSGLSAPAASAALGGSSTRAALERAFGDLAQTLSATWSVRYGDQIQRVAILVTKDPACLYDLVLRQRSGELPCEIPLVLSNHPTLEPVAESFRIPFFCLPVTADTKREQEKRILELCRRHHVDLVVLARYMQVLTEDFLNDAPPVINIHHGFLPAFQGAKPYHQAHARGVKMIGATAHYATKDLDQGPIIEQDVARVTHAMGPDEMARTGRDVERVVLSRAVRAHLERRVIVEGRRTIVL, encoded by the coding sequence ATGAGCTCCACCGTCCACGCCACGTTCCTCGTCGCCGCGCCCGATCAGCCCGGCCTCGTCGCGCGCCTCGCCGGCTTCTTCTACACCGCTGGCCTCAACATCATCGACGCCGGCAACCACACCGACGTCCACGTCGAGGGCGGCCCGCGGTTCTTCATGCGGATGGTCGTCGACGTCTCGGGCCTCTCCGCCCCCGCCGCAAGCGCAGCCCTCGGCGGCTCCTCGACCCGCGCCGCCCTCGAGCGAGCCTTCGGCGACCTCGCCCAAACCCTCTCAGCCACCTGGTCCGTCCGCTACGGTGACCAGATCCAGCGCGTCGCCATTCTGGTCACGAAGGACCCCGCCTGTCTCTACGACCTCGTCCTCCGGCAGCGCTCCGGCGAATTGCCGTGCGAGATCCCGCTGGTCCTTTCGAACCACCCGACCCTCGAGCCCGTCGCCGAGAGTTTCCGCATTCCGTTCTTTTGCCTGCCCGTGACGGCCGACACGAAACGCGAGCAAGAAAAGCGAATCCTGGAGCTCTGCCGGCGTCACCACGTGGATCTCGTCGTGCTCGCCCGCTACATGCAGGTGCTGACCGAGGACTTCCTGAACGACGCGCCGCCCGTCATCAACATCCACCACGGCTTCCTGCCCGCATTCCAGGGCGCCAAGCCCTACCATCAGGCCCACGCGCGCGGCGTGAAGATGATCGGAGCCACCGCCCATTACGCGACGAAGGACCTCGATCAAGGCCCGATCATCGAGCAAGACGTCGCACGCGTGACGCACGCCATGGGCCCCGACGAAATGGCCCGCACCGGCCGCGACGTCGAGCGCGTCGTACTCTCCCGCGCCGTCCGCGCGCACCTCGAACGAAGGGTCATCGTCGAGGGACGGCGGACGATCGTGCTCTGA
- a CDS encoding dioxygenase family protein, with protein MDRRQLILGMGGVVALGACRAADGKPRQSAARADLYRCEGCEGVFERQPTASSARIAPPGEPGEPLVLAGTVIALDGRLADGVTIYAYHTNSAGFYANGTPETEWSRRHGRLRGWAKTGADGRYRFETIKPAPYPDRSLPAHVHLTVLEPGRRPYWIDDIVFDDDALVDAAYRRRMENRGGDGIVRLDREADGRLLAVRDILLERHPA; from the coding sequence ATGGACCGTCGGCAACTGATCTTGGGAATGGGCGGCGTGGTGGCGCTCGGCGCGTGCCGGGCGGCGGACGGCAAGCCGCGGCAATCGGCGGCGCGCGCCGATCTCTACCGGTGCGAGGGCTGCGAGGGCGTGTTCGAGCGGCAGCCGACCGCTTCGAGCGCGCGGATCGCGCCGCCGGGCGAGCCGGGCGAACCGCTGGTGCTGGCGGGAACGGTGATCGCGCTCGACGGCAGGCTTGCGGACGGCGTGACGATCTACGCGTATCACACCAATTCGGCGGGCTTTTATGCCAACGGCACGCCCGAGACCGAGTGGAGCCGCCGCCACGGCCGGCTGCGCGGCTGGGCGAAGACCGGAGCCGACGGGCGCTACCGCTTCGAGACGATCAAGCCCGCGCCCTATCCCGACCGAAGCCTGCCCGCGCATGTCCATCTGACCGTGCTCGAGCCCGGGCGGCGGCCCTACTGGATCGACGACATCGTTTTCGACGACGATGCGCTGGTCGATGCTGCCTATCGCCGGCGGATGGAGAATCGCGGGGGCGACGGGATTGTCCGGCTGGACCGCGAGGCCGACGGGCGGCTGCTGGCGGTGCGCGACATCCTGCTTGAGCGGCACCCAGCCTAG
- a CDS encoding SURF1 family cytochrome oxidase biogenesis protein, translated as MCAQLRWLATLILLAACGTNAEGINVGSKDAGARVQPVGPPHEAAAPTAVASVASPVPAPSVSALDAAHPERQTKVWIIAEDVRLSETQARPHGPPPAKGACFDISKAKPRIAPAWQIDRCSTVRGYWGIGAVLVPETQAGVAGYRVLRPFRFVRERNPSLGWPSWYALDAIIVDNGWIEAKSLDSLSLPTERKDPLFEDPVTIKGTLRKPPSNISRLWEHFDNVRELLDLAPYGQNSLPILIEVNGP; from the coding sequence ATGTGCGCGCAGCTCAGGTGGCTCGCCACGCTTATCCTTCTCGCCGCGTGCGGCACCAATGCCGAAGGTATCAACGTCGGCTCGAAAGACGCGGGTGCACGCGTCCAGCCCGTAGGGCCGCCTCACGAAGCTGCAGCTCCAACGGCTGTGGCGTCCGTCGCGTCACCCGTGCCGGCCCCGTCGGTCTCGGCGTTGGACGCCGCCCACCCGGAGCGCCAAACGAAGGTATGGATCATCGCCGAGGATGTGCGGCTCTCGGAGACACAAGCTCGACCTCACGGGCCGCCTCCTGCGAAAGGCGCTTGCTTCGACATATCGAAGGCTAAGCCTCGCATCGCACCCGCTTGGCAGATCGACCGCTGCTCCACCGTGCGCGGCTACTGGGGCATCGGTGCTGTGCTCGTCCCTGAGACACAGGCGGGGGTCGCTGGATATCGGGTCCTACGGCCGTTCCGATTCGTTCGCGAGCGCAACCCATCACTCGGATGGCCTTCGTGGTACGCGCTCGATGCAATCATCGTCGACAACGGCTGGATCGAAGCGAAGTCGCTCGACTCGCTCTCCCTGCCGACGGAACGGAAGGATCCTCTCTTCGAAGATCCCGTGACGATCAAGGGCACTCTCCGAAAACCGCCCTCGAACATCAGTCGTCTGTGGGAGCATTTCGACAATGTACGAGAGTTGTTGGATTTGGCGCCATACGGGCAGAACAGCCTTCCGATCCTCATAGAGGTGAATGGGCCGTGA
- a CDS encoding glutathione S-transferase, which produces MYTLYIANKNYSSWSLRPWILMQEAGIPFEERMLPFGDEAAWAPFRALTPAGKVPTLVDEGRVVWDSLAIVEYLAERHPGVWPREADARAFARCAAAEMHAGFTVLRSLCSMNIGIRVRLRETPPALLRDVGRISALWTEGLTRFGGPYLAGDTFTAVDAFFAPVVFRVQTYGLALGEAAAAYTTRMLDRPSMRLWYTQGLAETFRDESHDAECRTVGEWTADFRAA; this is translated from the coding sequence GTGTATACCCTCTACATCGCGAACAAGAACTACTCCTCCTGGTCGCTTCGGCCGTGGATCCTCATGCAGGAGGCCGGCATTCCCTTCGAGGAGCGGATGCTCCCGTTCGGCGACGAGGCCGCCTGGGCGCCCTTCCGCGCGCTCACGCCCGCCGGAAAAGTGCCGACGCTCGTCGACGAGGGGCGCGTGGTATGGGATTCCCTCGCCATCGTCGAATACCTGGCCGAGCGGCACCCCGGCGTCTGGCCGCGGGAGGCGGACGCCCGCGCCTTTGCGCGCTGCGCGGCCGCCGAGATGCATGCGGGGTTCACCGTGCTGCGCTCGCTTTGCAGCATGAACATCGGCATTCGGGTGCGTTTGCGCGAGACGCCGCCCGCGCTCCTGCGCGACGTGGGGCGGATCTCGGCCTTGTGGACCGAGGGGCTCACGCGGTTCGGCGGCCCCTATCTCGCAGGGGACACGTTTACAGCGGTGGACGCCTTTTTCGCGCCGGTCGTCTTCCGCGTGCAGACGTACGGGCTTGCCCTCGGGGAGGCCGCCGCGGCCTACACGACGCGGATGCTCGACCGCCCGTCGATGCGGCTTTGGTACACGCAAGGGCTCGCCGAGACGTTTCGCGACGAATCCCACGACGCCGAATGCCGCACCGTCGGGGAATGGACGGCGGATTTCCGGGCAGCGTGA